The following coding sequences lie in one Myxococcales bacterium genomic window:
- a CDS encoding ArsA family ATPase, producing the protein MQPSLLSDVVDRSHTVIVLGAGGVGKTSVSAGLALLAAISGRKVLCLTIDPARRLATSMGLDKLSGEPRRVSEELLASHGIIASGELYAMVLDKKRTFDDLVRSYAKDPERQQRILDNRLYRYIATSLAGTQEYMAMEKLYAVREGNDYDLVVVDTPPSSDVFGFLDAPDVLIDAIDSPATRWMLQALGRTGQFSLNIVTRGAATVLRGLSWLTGTQFMKEVAEFVGEFNALFGGFRRRATHVREALRQQEVSFLAVCSPSPPALSEVFNTMNLLAQRQLRTSAVIFNRVQLDPGACGSVTPNMLNDQFPQHPDLDGLLDRMRLAVQQEQQRAGHDRMAIERFREEAGDACDLYVKVPLMPEDIHDLGGLAVLGRALLKPREKR; encoded by the coding sequence ATGCAACCCTCATTACTCAGCGACGTCGTCGATCGGAGCCATACGGTTATCGTCCTCGGTGCTGGAGGCGTGGGAAAGACCTCTGTTTCCGCGGGACTGGCACTTTTGGCGGCTATCAGTGGACGCAAAGTTCTCTGTCTTACGATAGATCCGGCTCGTCGCCTTGCTACCAGCATGGGCCTAGACAAACTGTCCGGCGAGCCGCGGCGAGTTTCCGAGGAGCTATTGGCGAGCCACGGTATAATCGCCAGCGGTGAGCTCTACGCGATGGTGCTCGATAAGAAGAGGACGTTTGACGACTTGGTTCGCAGCTATGCAAAAGATCCGGAAAGACAACAGCGTATTCTCGACAATCGTCTCTACCGATACATCGCGACGTCCTTGGCAGGCACGCAGGAATATATGGCCATGGAAAAGCTGTATGCAGTACGTGAGGGGAATGATTACGACCTTGTAGTGGTCGATACGCCTCCAAGCTCCGATGTGTTTGGATTTCTCGATGCCCCCGATGTGCTTATCGATGCTATCGACTCTCCCGCAACACGTTGGATGTTGCAAGCGCTCGGCCGTACGGGACAATTTTCTCTCAATATCGTAACCAGAGGGGCAGCCACAGTGCTTCGGGGCCTCTCGTGGTTGACTGGTACCCAATTCATGAAAGAAGTCGCGGAGTTTGTTGGAGAATTTAATGCGCTCTTTGGAGGTTTTCGTCGACGCGCCACCCATGTTAGGGAAGCGCTGCGCCAACAAGAAGTGAGTTTTCTGGCGGTTTGTAGCCCGAGTCCCCCGGCCTTGTCGGAGGTCTTTAATACCATGAATCTTTTAGCGCAGCGTCAACTCAGAACAAGCGCGGTCATCTTCAATCGCGTACAACTGGATCCGGGAGCGTGTGGGAGTGTGACACCCAATATGCTAAACGATCAGTTTCCGCAACATCCGGATCTCGACGGATTGCTCGATCGGATGCGGCTGGCGGTTCAACAGGAACAGCAGCGTGCGGGCCATGACCGCATGGCGATTGAGCGATTTCGTGAGGAAGCCGGCGACGCGTGCGACCTATATGTTAAAGTGCCTCTCATGCCCGAAGACATCCACGATCTTGGGGGGCTCGCTGTTTTGGGAAGAGCTCTGCTAAAACCAAGAGAAAAGAGATAA
- a CDS encoding site-2 protease family protein, with product MNPVLIILAILGISVLVIVHEGGHYFVARAYGMQVVRFSIGIGPVIFRHQSKTSPTIFQVCAIPFLAYVQIAGMNPHDEVQPNDPSLFPNQRLSARMATIFAGPFANYFLAGVMTFVLALSGWPEHLTRPVVKPVNHSTPAALAGIQPGDVIVHAGGEPVRNFGDLIRITSARANTPTDYVVERQGVRLPPIRITPEKQEGRGVIGVTFTKHFRRYSLTEAARLAVAFPFEITVLNAVGITELFRQRTLEGLAGPVRMGKMVAESAKRGPGEYAWMLIVLSVALGMFNLLPLPALDGGRLAFLGYEMIAKRRPDARFEAVVHTVGLLFLLGLLVLVTFRDVMS from the coding sequence ATGAATCCCGTTCTTATCATCTTGGCAATATTGGGAATTTCTGTCCTCGTGATTGTACATGAGGGGGGCCACTATTTCGTGGCGAGAGCGTATGGCATGCAGGTGGTTCGCTTTAGCATCGGCATCGGTCCGGTCATCTTTCGCCACCAGTCCAAAACCAGCCCCACCATTTTTCAGGTTTGCGCCATCCCATTTTTGGCCTATGTCCAAATCGCGGGCATGAATCCTCATGATGAGGTTCAACCGAATGACCCCTCCCTGTTTCCGAATCAGCGTCTTTCAGCGCGCATGGCCACGATTTTCGCCGGTCCGTTCGCGAACTATTTTCTTGCAGGCGTGATGACCTTTGTATTGGCGTTATCGGGATGGCCGGAGCATCTGACGCGACCCGTCGTCAAACCTGTGAACCACAGCACGCCTGCAGCCCTAGCCGGGATTCAGCCAGGAGATGTCATCGTCCATGCAGGCGGGGAGCCGGTGCGCAATTTCGGCGACCTGATTCGTATTACTTCGGCCAGGGCTAACACGCCCACAGACTACGTGGTGGAGAGGCAGGGCGTTCGCCTACCGCCCATCCGGATTACACCTGAGAAACAAGAAGGTCGCGGCGTGATAGGAGTCACGTTTACCAAGCATTTCCGCCGCTATTCACTCACAGAGGCTGCGCGGCTTGCGGTGGCCTTTCCATTCGAGATCACCGTCCTCAATGCCGTCGGCATCACGGAATTGTTTAGGCAACGGACACTAGAAGGGCTGGCGGGCCCTGTTCGCATGGGAAAGATGGTGGCCGAATCTGCCAAACGAGGGCCGGGAGAGTATGCGTGGATGCTGATCGTTTTGTCAGTCGCGCTGGGCATGTTCAACCTACTTCCGCTGCCGGCACTCGACGGCGGCCGGCTGGCATTTCTCGGCTATGAAATGATCGCCAAGCGCCGCCCCGACGCACGCTTTGAAGCGGTTGTGCATACAGTTGGATTGCTGTTTCTGTTGGGACTTCTAGTGTTGGTCACGTTCCGCGACGTTATGAGCTAG
- a CDS encoding glutamyl-tRNA reductase, whose product MTDLFVVGLSHHTAPVNVREKVASGISQTIESVQRLVKDAHLIECLLVSTCNRIEIYGYSQDVAMSAQRVRDQLAICDSSIASHLYEHVGSSAVLHAFRVASSLDSMVIGEPQILGQVKRAITMAQTAGTLHTVLGRAFQHAIKAAKQVRSDTGIASGAVSISSMAVDLASRIFGNLEQRHVLLVGAGKMGESAVKILTGRGAELVIVNRSPTRGAALAKRFGGACAPYEHLQEKLALVDIAITSTGSSRPIIDVEMIRQVVKIRRHRPLFLIDLAVPRDVDPMVAKNDGVYVYDLDDLQKLTEANLQTRRAEVRAAEQLLQVHVASFERWREALRVAPTIAALRKQVHTVVRAEVARLGKHMNPQEQAQWSDCIVNKLLHHPVQKLKARTHPGTFEHEIAVVRELFSLDDTEEENS is encoded by the coding sequence ATGACAGATTTGTTTGTCGTCGGTCTATCTCATCACACGGCCCCCGTGAACGTTCGAGAAAAAGTCGCGTCAGGTATATCGCAGACGATCGAGAGCGTGCAGAGGTTGGTGAAGGATGCACATCTCATCGAATGTCTGCTGGTTTCTACTTGTAATCGCATTGAGATCTACGGGTATTCACAGGACGTGGCTATGTCCGCCCAAAGGGTGCGAGACCAGCTTGCGATCTGTGATTCGTCCATCGCGAGCCACCTTTATGAGCACGTCGGCAGCTCGGCGGTGCTTCACGCGTTTCGCGTCGCGTCCAGCCTCGATTCCATGGTCATTGGTGAACCACAAATCTTAGGTCAGGTAAAGCGGGCGATCACAATGGCCCAAACCGCAGGCACACTACATACGGTGTTGGGACGTGCATTTCAGCATGCCATAAAAGCCGCCAAGCAGGTGCGGTCCGATACCGGCATTGCCTCAGGCGCGGTGAGCATCAGCTCCATGGCCGTCGATCTAGCATCCCGGATATTTGGCAATCTCGAGCAAAGACACGTGTTGTTGGTGGGGGCCGGCAAAATGGGTGAAAGCGCCGTGAAGATTCTTACGGGCCGGGGAGCTGAACTGGTGATTGTCAACCGGAGCCCGACGAGAGGCGCCGCACTCGCAAAACGTTTTGGCGGTGCGTGTGCACCCTATGAGCACTTACAAGAGAAGCTTGCTTTAGTCGACATCGCGATCACATCCACAGGTAGCTCGCGCCCTATTATTGATGTTGAAATGATTCGGCAAGTTGTAAAGATAAGGCGGCATCGGCCTCTTTTCCTTATCGATCTCGCGGTGCCGCGAGATGTGGACCCCATGGTAGCAAAGAATGACGGCGTCTATGTCTATGACTTGGATGACTTGCAGAAACTCACCGAAGCAAATCTTCAAACGCGCCGTGCCGAAGTGAGGGCTGCGGAACAGCTTTTACAGGTTCACGTTGCCTCGTTCGAGCGTTGGAGGGAGGCATTACGGGTTGCGCCTACCATTGCCGCTCTCCGTAAGCAGGTACATACCGTTGTGCGCGCCGAAGTAGCGCGACTCGGAAAGCACATGAACCCGCAAGAGCAAGCGCAGTGGTCAGACTGTATCGTCAACAAACTCCTTCACCACCCAGTGCAGAAGCTTAAGGCTCGGACCCATCCGGGCACGTTCGAACACGAAATTGCCGTAGTAAGAGAGTTATTTAGCCTGGATGACACGGAAGAGGAAAACTCGTGA
- a CDS encoding peptidyl-prolyl cis-trans isomerase, which yields MRFILSLLLLGNALLTNAGMAEAPQSVRDDEARRARVIYGVKGAWSLTVGEVEDAIHERPAFERARYRDPKMLGALARSLIDQKLLAQRARLAHGREPTAERGLKELLIQKLLRGEVDRRVSLESIADSDVSHYYQHHTSEFHRPEERRAHHILVVDRRKALELLDDARRVDMHGFQELAKQHSADPKTQQRGGDLGYFFRTGEGNGNPPSPALRQAVFGLSDIGDVYERPIHVGNGWSVVKLTGLRPAEHQSLVEAEPAIRRLLWQERRAQAIGAYLRKLWRQYDPQLRQAP from the coding sequence ATGCGATTCATTCTCTCACTGCTTCTTCTAGGCAACGCCTTGCTGACCAACGCGGGGATGGCGGAAGCACCGCAGTCAGTCCGGGACGATGAAGCGCGGCGTGCGCGTGTAATATATGGAGTGAAGGGCGCATGGAGCCTCACGGTGGGCGAAGTCGAAGATGCCATCCACGAGCGCCCGGCTTTCGAGCGCGCGCGATATCGAGACCCCAAAATGCTGGGTGCGTTGGCACGCAGCTTGATTGATCAGAAGCTCTTAGCCCAACGGGCACGCTTGGCACATGGTCGTGAGCCAACCGCGGAACGCGGACTGAAAGAGTTACTTATTCAAAAGTTACTACGTGGCGAGGTTGATCGCAGGGTGTCGCTGGAGTCTATTGCGGATTCGGACGTATCTCACTACTACCAGCATCACACTAGCGAGTTTCATCGGCCCGAGGAGCGCCGCGCCCATCATATTTTGGTGGTAGACAGGCGCAAGGCCCTTGAGTTGCTCGACGATGCGAGGCGCGTGGATATGCATGGATTTCAGGAACTTGCAAAACAGCACAGCGCCGATCCGAAGACCCAACAGCGGGGCGGCGACTTGGGCTATTTTTTTCGAACCGGAGAAGGCAATGGCAATCCACCAAGCCCTGCGCTTAGACAGGCCGTGTTTGGTCTTTCGGATATCGGGGATGTGTACGAGCGACCGATTCATGTGGGGAACGGCTGGAGCGTTGTCAAGCTTACCGGCCTCCGTCCTGCCGAGCATCAAAGCTTAGTAGAGGCCGAGCCAGCGATCCGCCGATTGCTCTGGCAAGAACGCCGAGCGCAGGCGATAGGGGCCTATCTGCGTAAACTCTGGAGACAATATGACCCCCAACTCCGTCAGGCACCCTAG
- the glmU gene encoding bifunctional UDP-N-acetylglucosamine diphosphorylase/glucosamine-1-phosphate N-acetyltransferase GlmU produces MTFCGMILAAGKGTRMKSELPKVLHPIAGRPLLFYPVHALLEAGAQEVVVVVGHGKDRIEQMLATYFPDRVVTAFQPEQRGTGHAVACGLAKVTHTQGELALAYGDMPLLSASTFQGLLSLTQTSPALLHMLTTWADSATGYGRIIRDASASVLEVKEERDCTEVETAIREVNPGVYMVDLPFIRKAVGNLESNNAQRELLLTDVVKVAAKQGGVATQTWDFAELQGVNDRRDLAACEMRMLRRIAENHALRGVTIRDLDSVYIDHEVHIEADATLQNAVVLRGACQIKRGAFIDVGCVLEDVQVGENAYLKPYTVATQSRIGQEAQLGPFAHVRPRSTIGRRAQIGNFVELKSTQVGEGSKANHLSYLGDGDIGDHVNIGAGTIFCNYDGTHKHRTVLEEGVFVGSDSQFVAPIKVGKNAYVGTATTVTVDVPEGALAIGRVRQVNKPGYAAELRKRLRRTKADDR; encoded by the coding sequence ATGACTTTTTGTGGTATGATCTTGGCCGCTGGCAAGGGCACTCGAATGAAAAGCGAGTTACCCAAGGTGCTTCACCCCATAGCGGGCCGGCCCCTACTATTCTACCCGGTGCATGCGCTCTTGGAGGCAGGCGCTCAAGAGGTGGTTGTCGTCGTTGGCCACGGTAAAGACCGCATAGAACAGATGCTGGCCACTTACTTCCCAGATCGAGTGGTCACGGCGTTTCAGCCCGAACAGCGAGGGACGGGACATGCGGTGGCCTGCGGTCTCGCCAAAGTGACACACACGCAGGGCGAATTGGCGCTGGCATACGGGGACATGCCGCTCCTATCTGCCAGCACCTTTCAGGGACTTTTAAGTCTCACGCAGACGTCACCCGCCTTGTTGCACATGCTTACGACTTGGGCAGACTCGGCCACCGGGTATGGGCGCATCATCCGAGACGCATCCGCCTCAGTTCTTGAAGTCAAAGAGGAACGGGACTGCACGGAGGTTGAAACAGCAATCCGAGAAGTCAACCCTGGTGTCTATATGGTTGACCTGCCGTTCATTCGTAAGGCCGTGGGCAACTTAGAGTCTAACAATGCTCAGCGCGAGCTGTTGCTGACGGACGTGGTGAAAGTAGCGGCCAAACAGGGCGGGGTGGCCACGCAGACTTGGGATTTCGCTGAACTACAGGGGGTCAATGACCGCCGAGATCTCGCGGCGTGTGAGATGCGCATGCTGCGGCGAATCGCAGAGAATCATGCCCTACGAGGGGTGACCATCCGGGACCTTGATAGTGTGTATATCGATCATGAGGTGCACATAGAGGCTGATGCTACGCTGCAAAATGCCGTGGTGCTTCGGGGTGCCTGTCAAATAAAAAGGGGTGCATTCATCGACGTCGGTTGCGTATTAGAAGACGTGCAAGTGGGTGAGAATGCCTATTTGAAGCCATACACAGTGGCAACGCAGAGCCGAATCGGTCAGGAAGCCCAACTCGGGCCATTTGCACATGTTCGGCCGCGCTCAACGATTGGCCGCCGTGCCCAAATCGGAAATTTTGTGGAGCTAAAGAGCACTCAAGTGGGTGAAGGATCTAAGGCAAACCATCTATCCTACCTTGGCGATGGAGATATTGGCGATCATGTCAATATCGGCGCCGGCACGATCTTTTGTAACTACGACGGGACGCATAAGCATCGCACCGTCTTAGAGGAAGGGGTATTCGTCGGTAGCGACTCGCAGTTTGTGGCACCGATAAAGGTGGGGAAGAACGCGTACGTAGGGACTGCCACAACCGTCACTGTGGATGTACCCGAAGGCGCGCTCGCCATCGGCCGGGTACGGCAGGTCAACAAGCCTGGTTATGCAGCAGAGCTTCGCAAACGACTGCGACGAACTAAAGCGGATGATCGGTGA
- the ccsA gene encoding cytochrome c biogenesis protein CcsA — translation MAALCLYAISSAWYVDALLRGGTHSDVYAKRTLQLALTVHGLHVAAGLVVGMSLRLDLRLALSATSLLLGAAYLLTAWRRPRLALLGAFIIPVVLLLASASELAKGQIDRYSAQGDTLLTFHIAVNVLGLVAFILAFAVSAAYLIQETMLRKKNLHALFQRLPDLHVLDNLVLLFVTLGFPLLSLGIATGAMRSYNIHGTVVVFGNGQIFALLAWACFAGVLVLRFAAGWRGRRAAIGTMVGFVCSMLVIFGYLLRGIGLGP, via the coding sequence GTGGCAGCGCTTTGCCTCTACGCAATTTCATCTGCCTGGTACGTGGATGCGCTCTTGCGAGGTGGCACCCACAGCGATGTTTATGCAAAACGTACATTGCAACTGGCACTTACCGTACACGGCCTGCACGTAGCTGCGGGTCTCGTGGTCGGGATGTCATTGCGACTGGATTTGCGTTTGGCGCTTAGCGCCACATCGCTCCTGTTGGGGGCGGCATATTTATTGACCGCATGGCGTCGTCCGCGGCTTGCACTGCTGGGCGCATTTATTATACCCGTGGTCCTTCTGTTGGCGTCTGCTTCAGAGTTGGCGAAAGGACAGATAGACCGGTATTCCGCCCAAGGAGACACGCTTCTTACCTTTCATATAGCGGTCAATGTCCTTGGACTGGTCGCATTTATACTGGCCTTTGCCGTGTCTGCGGCATATCTGATCCAAGAGACAATGCTCCGAAAAAAGAATTTGCACGCGTTGTTTCAACGTCTCCCAGATCTGCATGTGCTAGACAATCTTGTACTTCTGTTCGTGACGTTGGGTTTTCCGTTGCTTAGTTTGGGAATCGCCACGGGCGCCATGCGCTCTTACAATATACACGGTACCGTTGTGGTATTTGGTAACGGGCAGATTTTTGCGCTGTTGGCGTGGGCGTGTTTCGCGGGTGTCTTAGTCCTGCGTTTTGCGGCGGGCTGGCGCGGCCGCAGAGCGGCAATCGGAACAATGGTCGGCTTTGTTTGCTCGATGTTGGTCATATTCGGATACTTATTGCGGGGAATAGGGCTCGGCCCATGA
- a CDS encoding NAD+ synthase encodes MRIALCQINPTVGALQENCKKIVTWAERAEDQGALVAVFSELAISGYPPRDLLDRPQFVQDNMAAIETLAGALPPNLYVLVGAVHQAALDASARPHNSVAVMHKGHIIQWIHKRLLPAYDVFDEGRYFVAGGKQATLDILGTSIGVSICEDAWNDVAVLGLENRYTVNPIDDLVNDGAKILINVAASPFAISKFRPRTKMLAAIAKRHVRPLVFVNQIGGNDDLIFDGHSAVFGPDGNTWHLAASFAEDMVVTDLGPRKPSSQLPEDECAIKKALVLGIRDYAKKCGFSRAVLGLSGGVDSALCAVLAAEALGPSNVLGVGMSTRHTSEASVTDAMALVANLNIEWRHIDIDTVYTAYERMLASVLDAGLAPKSDATFENVQSRIRGASLMAISNRFGHLVLSTGNKSELAMGYCTLYGDMAGGLAVLSDIPKTMIYRVAEAINREAGQALIPQNILDRPPSAELRPNQRDTDTLPPYDVLDPILEGVVENGMSEAALVSKGYEASIVRKVIQAVSRNEYKRRQMPPGLIVTRKAFGPGRRYPIAQKYKPLTDR; translated from the coding sequence ATGCGAATTGCTCTTTGCCAGATCAACCCCACCGTCGGAGCCTTGCAGGAGAACTGTAAGAAGATTGTCACATGGGCTGAACGCGCCGAGGACCAAGGGGCGCTTGTCGCCGTCTTCTCCGAACTGGCGATCTCGGGATACCCACCCCGGGACTTATTGGACAGGCCACAATTTGTGCAAGACAACATGGCCGCGATCGAGACCCTTGCTGGCGCGCTGCCTCCTAATCTCTATGTGCTTGTCGGCGCCGTGCATCAAGCTGCCTTAGACGCAAGTGCCAGACCCCACAATAGCGTGGCAGTGATGCACAAAGGACACATCATCCAGTGGATTCACAAACGCCTTTTGCCCGCCTACGACGTTTTCGACGAGGGGCGATATTTTGTGGCTGGAGGTAAGCAGGCCACTCTAGATATTCTTGGTACTTCTATCGGCGTGAGCATTTGTGAGGATGCCTGGAATGACGTGGCGGTATTAGGGCTCGAGAATCGATATACGGTCAATCCCATTGACGATTTAGTGAATGACGGCGCGAAGATTCTTATCAACGTCGCGGCGTCTCCCTTTGCGATCTCCAAGTTTCGTCCTCGCACGAAGATGCTGGCCGCAATCGCCAAACGTCACGTCAGACCGTTGGTATTTGTCAACCAAATTGGCGGTAACGACGACCTCATTTTTGATGGCCATTCTGCTGTGTTTGGCCCGGATGGGAACACGTGGCACCTGGCCGCGTCTTTCGCCGAAGATATGGTTGTAACCGACCTCGGGCCGAGAAAACCATCTTCGCAGCTACCTGAAGATGAGTGTGCCATAAAGAAGGCCCTCGTGCTCGGCATCCGAGACTACGCCAAAAAATGCGGTTTTAGTCGTGCTGTCCTTGGTCTCTCGGGTGGGGTGGACAGCGCACTCTGTGCGGTACTGGCCGCAGAAGCCTTAGGCCCAAGCAATGTGCTTGGCGTGGGCATGTCCACCCGTCACACTTCAGAGGCGAGCGTGACCGATGCGATGGCCCTTGTCGCGAATTTAAACATTGAGTGGCGCCACATCGATATAGACACTGTCTACACCGCGTACGAGAGAATGCTTGCGTCAGTGCTGGATGCTGGCTTGGCCCCCAAGTCTGATGCGACGTTCGAGAACGTGCAATCCCGTATCCGAGGCGCGTCGTTGATGGCAATTTCCAATCGTTTCGGTCATCTGGTGCTCAGCACTGGCAACAAGAGTGAGCTTGCGATGGGATATTGCACATTATACGGCGACATGGCCGGAGGCTTGGCAGTGCTGAGCGATATCCCAAAAACCATGATCTACCGGGTGGCGGAGGCGATCAATCGCGAGGCGGGCCAAGCGCTCATCCCGCAAAATATTCTGGATAGACCGCCAAGTGCCGAGCTTCGGCCTAACCAAAGAGACACCGACACACTTCCGCCTTATGACGTCTTAGACCCAATACTCGAGGGCGTCGTCGAAAACGGTATGTCAGAAGCGGCCCTTGTCTCTAAAGGCTATGAGGCAAGCATTGTACGGAAGGTCATCCAAGCAGTGAGCCGCAACGAGTACAAGCGACGGCAGATGCCTCCAGGACTGATTGTGACCCGTAAAGCATTTGGGCCCGGCCGCCGCTACCCCATCGCGCAAAAGTACAAGCCGTTAACAGACCGTTGA
- the hemC gene encoding hydroxymethylbilane synthase, translating into MKLRIATRQSPLALAQTRWVGKLLAAHHPRLIIEEVPMTTRGDTHQGEPLWQMGGKALFVSELEHAILEGSADLAVHSMKDLPAQLADGLEIACVPSREDPRDALIAQGGEALDDLEAGARVGTSSLRRVSQLRRLRPDLAYVAIRGNVDTRLRKLDRGEFAAIVLAVAGLRRLGIHDPRIKPIARELSIPAIGQGALALEAKCDDVEVLSCLASLEDPMARTEIEAERAFAKRLGIDCHTPVAAHAASFANCQQLRLDAMVASEVQNRVVTASTSEQLNAASLYERHNQARRMGNELAEQMLREGAAEMIALG; encoded by the coding sequence GTGAAACTGCGCATAGCTACGCGCCAAAGCCCTTTGGCCCTAGCCCAAACGCGATGGGTAGGAAAATTACTGGCCGCGCATCATCCGAGGCTCATCATCGAAGAGGTTCCTATGACCACTCGCGGCGATACCCATCAGGGTGAGCCGCTATGGCAGATGGGAGGCAAGGCTCTGTTCGTGAGCGAACTTGAGCATGCAATTCTCGAGGGGAGCGCGGATTTGGCAGTGCATTCGATGAAAGACCTTCCCGCTCAGCTGGCGGATGGCCTGGAAATTGCGTGCGTCCCTTCAAGAGAGGATCCGCGAGACGCCTTGATTGCTCAAGGCGGAGAAGCGCTGGATGATCTCGAGGCAGGGGCGAGGGTGGGGACAAGCTCTTTAAGAAGAGTCTCGCAGCTTAGGAGGCTACGCCCCGATCTGGCGTATGTGGCCATTCGCGGCAATGTCGACACAAGGTTGCGTAAGCTAGATCGGGGTGAGTTTGCGGCGATCGTTCTAGCCGTCGCGGGCCTGCGCCGGCTTGGGATCCACGATCCCCGCATCAAGCCCATTGCAAGGGAATTGTCCATTCCCGCTATTGGGCAGGGAGCGTTGGCGCTTGAGGCGAAATGCGACGATGTCGAGGTTTTGTCCTGTCTTGCGAGCTTGGAAGATCCGATGGCGCGCACAGAAATTGAAGCCGAACGCGCTTTCGCTAAGCGACTCGGCATCGACTGCCACACGCCCGTCGCAGCGCACGCCGCATCATTTGCCAATTGCCAGCAGTTGAGGCTAGACGCTATGGTCGCCTCTGAAGTTCAAAACAGGGTAGTAACAGCCTCCACCTCAGAACAGCTCAATGCAGCCAGTCTTTATGAACGCCACAACCAAGCACGACGAATGGGCAATGAGCTCGCCGAACAAATGCTTCGGGAAGGTGCAGCGGAAATGATTGCGCTTGGCTGA
- a CDS encoding sigma 54-interacting transcriptional regulator has product MARSLPESHPESFSPTKITYVGGKPTTITLRRCKLVVVQDGEAKQHVFDRDVVTIGAMEDNDIVIDDETVSRNHCKIFRESNHYLIQDLSSTNGSFINRVRIREAYLRPNCTIRIGKTDVHFAPVDEQVEIIPSDKDSFGDIIGRNAKLREVYAILEKIAPTDATVVIEGETGTGKEVVARTVHQQSPRREGPFIVFDCGAVPENLIESELFGHEKGSFTGAISTRQGVFELANGGSVFLDELGELSSDLQPKLLRVLEQREVKRVGGSKPIKVDVRVIAATNRDLEEEVRAGRFREDLFYRLSVVRVSLPPLRDRPEDIELLVKHFLDTCHFNRSGSNAKKINGMSPEVLECLQAYKWPGNVRELLNIIERAVSFADSDTLEMQDLPDHVIKVAPGAAGVFRNLAAGSPDQGLLDEALASSTLAGTFKEAKEQWVSTFEKDYIAQLLKKNGMNISHAAREAGIDRKYFRKLMKRYGITTDGREADAEGDADD; this is encoded by the coding sequence ATGGCGCGGTCTTTGCCCGAGTCCCACCCGGAAAGTTTCTCTCCGACTAAGATTACGTACGTAGGCGGTAAGCCCACGACAATCACCTTGCGGCGCTGCAAGCTCGTCGTGGTTCAGGACGGAGAAGCGAAGCAACATGTTTTCGATAGGGACGTGGTGACGATAGGGGCAATGGAAGATAACGACATTGTGATCGACGATGAAACTGTCAGTCGCAATCATTGCAAGATCTTTCGTGAGAGCAATCATTATCTCATCCAAGATCTTAGCTCCACCAACGGAAGCTTTATTAACCGTGTGCGCATTCGGGAGGCGTATTTGCGTCCCAACTGCACCATCCGCATTGGAAAAACGGATGTGCATTTCGCCCCCGTTGACGAACAGGTGGAGATTATCCCCTCGGACAAGGATTCGTTTGGTGACATCATCGGGCGTAACGCCAAGCTTCGCGAAGTGTATGCGATTTTGGAGAAGATCGCGCCCACCGATGCAACCGTGGTCATCGAAGGGGAAACAGGAACCGGCAAGGAAGTCGTTGCACGCACAGTGCACCAGCAATCGCCGAGGCGAGAGGGTCCTTTTATCGTGTTCGACTGTGGAGCAGTACCCGAGAACCTCATTGAAAGCGAGCTGTTTGGCCATGAGAAGGGCTCATTCACGGGCGCCATTTCTACGCGGCAAGGAGTATTTGAGCTCGCGAACGGGGGCAGTGTGTTTCTTGACGAGCTAGGTGAGCTGAGCAGCGATTTACAGCCCAAGTTGCTACGCGTGCTGGAACAGAGAGAAGTCAAACGCGTAGGCGGAAGCAAACCCATCAAGGTCGATGTGCGCGTGATCGCCGCTACCAATCGCGACCTGGAAGAAGAAGTCCGAGCGGGTAGATTTCGCGAGGATCTTTTCTACCGCTTGAGTGTCGTTCGCGTTTCGCTGCCACCCTTGCGCGACAGGCCCGAAGACATCGAGCTTCTGGTCAAACACTTTTTGGATACGTGCCATTTTAACCGCAGTGGGAGCAACGCCAAGAAGATCAATGGCATGTCCCCTGAGGTCCTTGAGTGCCTGCAAGCCTATAAATGGCCCGGCAATGTGCGCGAGTTGCTTAACATCATCGAGCGCGCAGTGAGCTTCGCGGACAGCGATACTTTGGAAATGCAGGATTTGCCTGATCATGTCATCAAAGTCGCTCCAGGGGCTGCGGGCGTGTTCAGGAACCTGGCGGCCGGTAGCCCAGATCAGGGTCTTTTGGATGAGGCGCTGGCCTCATCCACATTGGCAGGAACTTTTAAAGAAGCGAAAGAACAGTGGGTATCTACCTTTGAGAAGGATTACATCGCGCAGCTCCTCAAGAAGAACGGCATGAATATCTCGCATGCCGCGCGAGAGGCGGGCATTGATCGGAAATACTTTCGGAAACTCATGAAACGCTATGGCATCACCACCGACGGGCGGGAGGCCGATGCCGAGGGCGACGCGGATGACTAA